In Solanum pennellii chromosome 7, SPENNV200, the following are encoded in one genomic region:
- the LOC107025625 gene encoding uncharacterized GPI-anchored protein At1g61900-like isoform X1 — MSLMIQVSIVLLLFSGIHKSQESDIPASDLLSTTHNDASPDITPSMAPEAMLPLQAPSPFMPFTYTNMPKLSGHCAFNFSAADSILRTTATDCWSTLAPYLANVVCCPQFDASLVVLVGQASSQSQSLALNVTHARHCLSDVEQILESQGASEELLEICSVDPSNLTESSCPVIDVNEIENSLDTSSLLASCGKIDPTIECCNQVCQNAISAAAEVLAFRHKNVTTSNGAPNLSEKSINDCKSIILRWMASKFDPSSANRIIRVFSSCDINKSCPLVFPDIKNISKECGEETSNQTSCCNTLNSYLSRLQQQSFVTNLQALNCATLLGKKLQEANITSNIFDICHVNLKDFSLQVDEKESGCLFPSLPTDLTYDQTSGIGFICDLNDNVAAPWSSSYSNSASTCNKTAALPELPKATSSQLSKGIYMKDLVYVLFFASSMTIQLLI; from the exons atgaGTCTCATGATTCAAGTCTCAATAGTGTTGCTTCTCT TTTCAGGAATTCATAAATCTCAAGAGAGTGATATTCCGGCCTCTGATTTATTAAGTACAACTCATAATGATGCCTCTCCAGACATCACTCCTAGCATGGCTCCTGAAGCTATGTTGCCTTTGCAAGCACCTTCACCATTCATGCCATTTACATACACTAATATGCCTAAATTATCAG GACATTGTGCATTCAACTTTTCAGCTGCAGATAGCATTTTGAGAACAACAGCAACAGATTGCTGGTCTACGCTTGCTCCATATCTTGCTAATGTAGTGTGTTGTCCTCAATTCGATGCCAGCCTAGTGGTTCTTGTAGGGCAGGCCAGTAGTCAGTCACAAAGTCTTGCACTCAATGTCACTCATGCTAGGCACTGCCTTTCGGATGTCGAACAGATTCTAGAAAGTCAAGGTGCCAGTGAGGAACTTCTTGAGATTTGTTCTGTGGATCCCTCCAATCTTACAGAATCATCTTGTCCTGTTATAGATGTTAATGAAATCGAAAACAGTTTAGATACATCGTCTTTGCTGGCTTCTTGTGGAAAAATAGATCCTACTATTGAGTGCTGCAACCAAGTTTGCCAGAATGCTATATCTGCTGCAGCGGAAGTTTTAGCTTTCAGGCATAAAAATGTGACAACCTCCAATGGTGCCCCTAACTTGTCGGAAAAATCTATAAATGACTGTAAAAGCATTATATTACGATGGATGGCCAGCAAGTTCGATCCTTCTTCAGCTAATAGAATCATCAGAGTATTTTCAAGCTGTGATATAAACAAAT CATGTCCATTGGTGTTTCCGGACATAAAGAACATTTCCAAAGAATGTGGAGAGGAAACAAGTAATCAGACATCCTGCTGCAACACACTGAATAGTTACTTGTCGCGCTTGCAACAGCAAAGCTTCGTCACTAATCTCCAAGCTTTAAATTGTGCTACATTGCTTGGCAAGAAGTTGCAAGAAGCAAATATCACCAGtaatatttttgacatttgCCATGTAAACCTCAAGGATTTTTCTCTTCAGG TGGATGAAAAAG AATCGGGATGCCTCTTTCCCAGCTTACCAACGGATTTAACATATGACCAGACTTCAGGAATTGGCTTCATTTGTGATCTTAATGACAATGTGGCCGCTCCTTGGTCCTCATCATATTCTAATTCTGCTTCTACCTGCAACAAGA CAGCTGCACTTCCAGAACTTCCCAAAGCAACATCCTCTCAGCTCAGCAAAG GAATCTACATGAAAGATTTAGTGTATGTCCTGTTTTTTGCTTCATCAATGACCATCCAGTTGCTAATTTAA
- the LOC107025625 gene encoding uncharacterized GPI-anchored protein At1g61900-like isoform X2, with the protein MSLMIQVSIVLLLFSGIHKSQESDIPASDLLSTTHNDASPDITPSMAPEAMLPLQAPSPFMPFTYTNMPKLSGHCAFNFSAADSILRTTATDCWSTLAPYLANVVCCPQFDASLVVLVGQASSQSQSLALNVTHARHCLSDVEQILESQGASEELLEICSVDPSNLTESSCPVIDVNEIENSLDTSSLLASCGKIDPTIECCNQVCQNAISAAAEVLAFRHKNVTTSNGAPNLSEKSINDCKSIILRWMASKFDPSSANRIIRVFSSCDINKSCPLVFPDIKNISKECGEETSNQTSCCNTLNSYLSRLQQQSFVTNLQALNCATLLGKKLQEANITSNIFDICHVNLKDFSLQVDEKESGCLFPSLPTDLTYDQTSGIGFICDLNDNVAAPWSSSYSNSASTCNKTALPELPKATSSQLSKGIYMKDLVYVLFFASSMTIQLLI; encoded by the exons atgaGTCTCATGATTCAAGTCTCAATAGTGTTGCTTCTCT TTTCAGGAATTCATAAATCTCAAGAGAGTGATATTCCGGCCTCTGATTTATTAAGTACAACTCATAATGATGCCTCTCCAGACATCACTCCTAGCATGGCTCCTGAAGCTATGTTGCCTTTGCAAGCACCTTCACCATTCATGCCATTTACATACACTAATATGCCTAAATTATCAG GACATTGTGCATTCAACTTTTCAGCTGCAGATAGCATTTTGAGAACAACAGCAACAGATTGCTGGTCTACGCTTGCTCCATATCTTGCTAATGTAGTGTGTTGTCCTCAATTCGATGCCAGCCTAGTGGTTCTTGTAGGGCAGGCCAGTAGTCAGTCACAAAGTCTTGCACTCAATGTCACTCATGCTAGGCACTGCCTTTCGGATGTCGAACAGATTCTAGAAAGTCAAGGTGCCAGTGAGGAACTTCTTGAGATTTGTTCTGTGGATCCCTCCAATCTTACAGAATCATCTTGTCCTGTTATAGATGTTAATGAAATCGAAAACAGTTTAGATACATCGTCTTTGCTGGCTTCTTGTGGAAAAATAGATCCTACTATTGAGTGCTGCAACCAAGTTTGCCAGAATGCTATATCTGCTGCAGCGGAAGTTTTAGCTTTCAGGCATAAAAATGTGACAACCTCCAATGGTGCCCCTAACTTGTCGGAAAAATCTATAAATGACTGTAAAAGCATTATATTACGATGGATGGCCAGCAAGTTCGATCCTTCTTCAGCTAATAGAATCATCAGAGTATTTTCAAGCTGTGATATAAACAAAT CATGTCCATTGGTGTTTCCGGACATAAAGAACATTTCCAAAGAATGTGGAGAGGAAACAAGTAATCAGACATCCTGCTGCAACACACTGAATAGTTACTTGTCGCGCTTGCAACAGCAAAGCTTCGTCACTAATCTCCAAGCTTTAAATTGTGCTACATTGCTTGGCAAGAAGTTGCAAGAAGCAAATATCACCAGtaatatttttgacatttgCCATGTAAACCTCAAGGATTTTTCTCTTCAGG TGGATGAAAAAG AATCGGGATGCCTCTTTCCCAGCTTACCAACGGATTTAACATATGACCAGACTTCAGGAATTGGCTTCATTTGTGATCTTAATGACAATGTGGCCGCTCCTTGGTCCTCATCATATTCTAATTCTGCTTCTACCTGCAACAAGA CTGCACTTCCAGAACTTCCCAAAGCAACATCCTCTCAGCTCAGCAAAG GAATCTACATGAAAGATTTAGTGTATGTCCTGTTTTTTGCTTCATCAATGACCATCCAGTTGCTAATTTAA